A region of Chlamydia crocodili DNA encodes the following proteins:
- a CDS encoding beta/alpha barrel domain-containing protein has protein sequence MVRSFIKMLFSPGPRYSISYALLCIFLSTLIFIPIIHWLLFPETFSFPTTKALPIKNIFLVSSSPSRIPEVIFSETLQLSADHPTFLHQFITKKAEATLKDLGIFSSIAVEKIPDNKGIIIFYSLHSPIGYLGNQTNTLINHSGEQFPCQPFFKSQKLPEIFFSKKDLNLTILPSWKLDIATLLIEDLKEDPPVVIDLSLTEMYPMEITVSLSSGNLLRFQYHTLREGLKNYHLTQNSAVIDSQQPYIYDLRFHNHLLLSKI, from the coding sequence ATGGTAAGAAGCTTTATAAAAATGCTTTTTTCTCCTGGACCGAGATACTCTATCTCTTATGCATTACTGTGCATTTTCCTTAGCACACTGATTTTTATCCCTATCATTCATTGGCTTTTGTTTCCCGAGACTTTTTCATTTCCAACAACAAAAGCTCTCCCGATTAAAAATATTTTCCTAGTTTCATCATCTCCTTCTAGAATTCCTGAAGTCATTTTTTCAGAAACACTACAACTCTCAGCAGATCATCCAACGTTTCTGCATCAATTTATAACTAAGAAAGCAGAGGCTACTTTAAAAGATCTAGGTATATTTTCTTCTATAGCTGTAGAAAAGATTCCAGATAATAAAGGAATTATCATCTTTTATTCTCTGCATTCTCCAATTGGCTATCTAGGAAATCAAACCAATACTTTAATTAATCATTCAGGAGAACAATTCCCCTGCCAGCCTTTCTTCAAATCTCAGAAACTTCCCGAAATCTTTTTTTCTAAAAAAGATTTAAATCTTACTATTTTACCTTCATGGAAATTAGACATCGCGACTCTTCTCATTGAAGACCTCAAAGAAGACCCTCCTGTAGTTATCGATTTGTCCCTTACCGAAATGTATCCTATGGAGATAACAGTCTCTCTATCTTCAGGGAATCTTTTAAGATTCCAATACCATACACTACGTGAGGGATTGAAAAATTATCATCTCACTCAAAATAGTGCTGTGATTGACTCTCAACAACCCTATATTTATGATTTAAGATTTCACAATCATTTATTACTAAGTAAGATATGA
- a CDS encoding STAS domain-containing protein: protein MDWLTKQYGDILVVSLEGALDAVSVPKAEAFLDKKVQEGKHKMVLNFQQVTYMSSAGIRLLFSLSRLLQSRQGLLCICCVQDVVADVIRIAGVDQLLPVCQSEQECFTKF from the coding sequence ATGGATTGGTTAACTAAACAGTATGGTGATATTCTTGTTGTTTCTTTGGAGGGAGCTTTAGATGCTGTTTCTGTGCCAAAGGCGGAAGCATTTCTGGATAAGAAAGTGCAGGAAGGCAAGCATAAAATGGTGCTGAATTTTCAACAAGTTACTTATATGAGTAGTGCAGGTATCCGTCTTTTATTTTCACTGTCTAGATTATTACAGTCTCGCCAAGGTCTTCTTTGTATTTGTTGTGTTCAAGATGTAGTTGCGGATGTTATTCGCATAGCAGGTGTTGACCAATTGTTGCCTGTTTGTCAATCAGAACAAGAATGTTTTACTAAATTCTAA
- the murG gene encoding undecaprenyldiphospho-muramoylpentapeptide beta-N-acetylglucosaminyltransferase, translating to MMKKINKIALAVGGSGGHIVPALATREAFCKEGIDVLLLGKGLDNHPNLYEQDVHYKEIPSGLPVISNPLMAIRRTCSLYKGYKKAKKELMIFDPDVVIGFGSYHSLPVLVAALKKKIPIFLHEQNLVPGKVNRLFSRFAKGVGVSFSPVTRNFRCPSQEISLPKRAFSSFSPIVERLTSHSPTVCVVGGSQGAKTLNDYVPSALVDVAKDYPNMYVHHIAGPKGDVVSIQHVYSRGDVSFCVKHFEQDMLNVLLSSDLVISRAGATILDELLWAQSPSILIPYPGAYGHQEENAKFLVYTIGGGSMILEKQLSQEVLTKNILLALDSETIKNRREALRAYYHNKSSKSFYQFICECL from the coding sequence GTGATGAAGAAAATCAACAAAATAGCTTTAGCCGTCGGAGGATCGGGAGGACATATAGTTCCAGCTCTAGCAACAAGAGAAGCATTTTGTAAAGAGGGTATAGACGTTCTTCTTTTGGGGAAGGGATTAGATAATCATCCGAATCTTTATGAACAAGATGTACACTATAAAGAAATCCCCTCGGGTTTGCCGGTAATTTCTAATCCTCTAATGGCTATCCGTAGAACATGTTCCTTATATAAAGGATACAAGAAAGCTAAAAAAGAGCTTATGATTTTTGACCCCGATGTTGTCATTGGATTTGGTAGTTATCATTCTCTTCCTGTATTGGTGGCAGCACTAAAAAAGAAAATTCCTATATTTTTACATGAGCAAAATCTTGTCCCTGGTAAAGTCAATAGGCTCTTCTCACGTTTTGCTAAAGGTGTAGGAGTATCGTTCTCTCCGGTAACTAGAAATTTTCGTTGTCCTTCACAAGAGATCTCGTTGCCAAAAAGAGCCTTCTCTTCTTTCAGTCCTATTGTAGAACGTCTCACATCGCATTCTCCAACAGTGTGTGTTGTGGGGGGCTCTCAAGGAGCCAAAACATTAAACGATTATGTTCCATCTGCTCTTGTAGATGTTGCTAAGGATTATCCGAATATGTATGTTCATCATATTGCAGGACCTAAGGGTGATGTTGTTTCTATACAGCATGTCTACAGTCGTGGTGATGTATCTTTCTGTGTAAAACATTTCGAACAAGATATGCTCAATGTTTTACTTTCATCAGATCTGGTAATTAGTCGCGCAGGAGCTACAATTTTAGATGAGTTGTTATGGGCGCAAAGTCCTTCGATACTCATACCATATCCAGGAGCTTACGGACATCAGGAAGAAAATGCAAAGTTTCTTGTCTATACTATAGGGGGAGGATCGATGATTTTAGAAAAACAGCTTTCCCAAGAAGTTTTGACTAAAAATATTTTACTTGCTCTAGATTCTGAAACTATTAAAAATAGGCGAGAGGCGCTGCGAGCTTATTATCACAACAAATCCTCGAAGTCTTTTTATCAATTTATTTGTGAATGTTTGTAG
- the mqnC gene encoding cyclic dehypoxanthinyl futalosine synthase, which produces MNLSTRISFDEGLELFRASPLEKLQEVANILREQRYPDNKVTYVLDANPNYTNICKIDCTFCAFYRKPHSSEAFLLSFDEFRSLMQRYISMGVKTVLLQGGVHPRLGVDYLEELVHITVKEFPSLHPHFFSAVEISHAAIVSGISTEEALRKLWEAGQRTIPGGGAEILSERVRKILSPKKMSPNGWIDFHKLAHRLGFKTTATMMFGHIETAHDILLHLEALRNAQDEIPGFYSFIPWSYKSGNTALGRKVPNQAPPEMYYRILALSRIFLDNFEHIAASWFGEGKEQGARGLHYGADDFGGTIIDESVHKCTGWTLKSSEEETRAMITSEGFIPVERNTFYEHIEIPAHQP; this is translated from the coding sequence ATGAACTTATCTACTAGAATTTCCTTTGACGAAGGATTGGAGTTATTCAGAGCAAGTCCTTTAGAGAAACTACAGGAAGTTGCGAATATTTTGCGCGAGCAACGTTATCCTGATAATAAAGTCACTTATGTCCTAGACGCCAATCCTAACTACACCAATATTTGTAAAATTGATTGTACCTTTTGTGCCTTTTATAGAAAGCCTCATTCCTCTGAGGCATTCCTTCTTTCTTTTGACGAATTTCGTTCTTTAATGCAACGATATATATCTATGGGGGTTAAAACTGTTCTTCTTCAAGGAGGCGTTCACCCAAGATTAGGCGTAGACTATCTCGAAGAATTAGTACATATCACTGTTAAAGAATTCCCCTCCCTACATCCTCATTTCTTTTCTGCTGTCGAAATTTCACATGCAGCTATAGTTTCAGGGATTAGCACAGAAGAAGCTTTAAGAAAACTTTGGGAAGCGGGACAGAGAACTATTCCGGGAGGTGGAGCAGAGATTCTCTCTGAGCGGGTACGTAAAATCTTATCACCAAAAAAAATGAGTCCCAATGGATGGATTGACTTCCATAAGCTCGCCCATCGTTTAGGTTTTAAGACAACAGCTACTATGATGTTTGGGCATATAGAAACCGCTCATGACATTCTTTTACATTTGGAAGCTCTAAGGAATGCCCAGGATGAAATTCCGGGATTCTACAGCTTTATTCCTTGGAGTTATAAGTCTGGAAATACAGCTCTAGGGCGTAAAGTCCCTAATCAAGCACCCCCTGAAATGTATTATCGTATTTTAGCTCTCTCTCGAATCTTCTTAGATAACTTTGAACATATAGCAGCTTCTTGGTTTGGTGAAGGGAAAGAACAAGGAGCTCGCGGGCTACACTATGGAGCAGATGACTTCGGGGGGACAATCATTGATGAAAGCGTTCATAAATGTACGGGATGGACTTTAAAAAGTTCAGAAGAGGAAACCCGCGCAATGATTACTTCTGAAGGTTTCATTCCTGTAGAAAGAAATACGTTCTATGAACATATAGAGATACCTGCACATCAACCATGA
- the cutA gene encoding divalent-cation tolerance protein CutA → MTPIIIFTQLSSQEEAENISNALVIQKLAACVHIFQKGKSTYMWKGKLCVSEEYQIQIKTTSARFSEISTIIQSLCSYDVPEIIFVKIDNGNEQYLEWLSLETAPQMPQE, encoded by the coding sequence ATGACCCCCATAATCATTTTTACCCAGTTATCTTCTCAAGAAGAAGCCGAGAATATTTCTAATGCTTTAGTGATTCAGAAGCTTGCTGCCTGTGTTCATATTTTCCAAAAAGGAAAATCTACTTATATGTGGAAAGGTAAACTCTGTGTTTCCGAAGAATATCAAATACAAATCAAAACAACATCTGCTCGATTTTCAGAAATTTCTACAATCATTCAATCCCTATGTTCTTATGATGTTCCTGAAATCATTTTTGTTAAAATTGATAATGGAAATGAGCAATATTTAGAATGGCTATCTCTAGAAACTGCCCCACAAATGCCTCAGGAATGA
- the ftsW gene encoding putative lipid II flippase FtsW — protein MKWFIVSCLLGIFSLGLVMVFDTSSAEILDRSLPCSTHKALIRQITYLLLGLSLSSLVYMTGWKDFLKMSPTLLLIAGIALIAVLIPGIGVCRNGAKRWLGIGQLTLQPSEFVKYLVPCVAIEYLVSRPQYRENFKSFLKLTTTLFIPILLIAIEPDNGSAAVIAFSLIPVFIMTAVRLRYWLLPLLCILVVGGALAYRMPYVRHRLNVYLHPELDIKGRGHQPYQAKIAAGSGGLLGKGPGASLQKLTYLPEAQNDYIAAIYAEEFGFIGMLLLILLYMYFVYGGYVVAIRASSLEAASLAIAITVIIGMQAFMNLGVVSGLLPSKGVNLPFFSQGGSSLIANMCGVTLLLRVCDEENQQNSFSRRRIGRTYSSSSSNKRSIL, from the coding sequence ATGAAGTGGTTCATTGTTTCATGTTTATTAGGGATTTTTTCTCTAGGTCTAGTTATGGTTTTCGATACTTCCTCAGCCGAAATTCTAGATCGTTCTCTACCTTGCAGTACGCATAAAGCTCTAATTCGTCAGATTACGTATCTATTATTAGGACTGAGTCTTTCTTCTTTAGTTTATATGACAGGATGGAAAGATTTTCTAAAAATGAGTCCTACATTATTGCTTATTGCAGGAATAGCTCTTATTGCTGTTTTAATTCCTGGGATAGGAGTATGTAGGAATGGCGCCAAACGTTGGTTAGGTATAGGACAACTTACCTTACAGCCTTCTGAATTTGTGAAGTACCTTGTCCCTTGTGTGGCTATAGAATATCTCGTTTCCCGTCCTCAATATCGAGAAAATTTTAAATCATTCCTTAAGCTAACTACAACGTTGTTCATTCCTATTCTATTGATTGCTATAGAGCCTGATAATGGTTCTGCAGCTGTAATTGCTTTTTCTCTTATTCCCGTATTTATTATGACAGCTGTACGGCTACGGTATTGGTTACTTCCTTTGTTATGTATCCTTGTTGTTGGAGGTGCTCTTGCTTATAGGATGCCTTACGTGAGGCATCGCTTAAATGTCTATCTCCATCCAGAGTTGGATATTAAAGGGCGAGGCCATCAACCGTATCAGGCAAAAATTGCTGCGGGATCAGGAGGATTATTGGGCAAGGGGCCAGGAGCAAGTTTACAAAAGCTTACTTACTTGCCCGAAGCGCAAAATGACTATATCGCTGCTATATATGCTGAGGAATTTGGTTTCATTGGTATGCTGCTTTTGATTCTGCTGTACATGTATTTTGTTTATGGCGGTTATGTGGTTGCTATTCGAGCGTCTTCTTTAGAAGCAGCTTCGTTAGCAATAGCTATTACAGTAATTATCGGGATGCAAGCTTTCATGAATTTAGGTGTTGTATCAGGATTATTACCAAGTAAGGGAGTAAATCTTCCTTTTTTCAGTCAAGGAGGATCCTCTTTGATTGCTAATATGTGTGGTGTTACTTTGCTATTAAGGGTGTGTGATGAAGAAAATCAACAAAATAGCTTTAGCCGTCGGAGGATCGGGAGGACATATAGTTCCAGCTCTAGCAACAAGAGAAGCATTTTGTAA
- a CDS encoding bifunctional UDP-N-acetylmuramate--L-alanine ligase/D-alanine--D-alanine ligase, whose protein sequence is MDRTIHYHFIGIGGIGMSGLAHILLDRGYSVSGSDLNQSAIVDKLIAKGITYFPGHKESHVPEDCIIIYGSGITKDNVEYKEALRKQLPILHRAELLAFLMQEQTSILVSGSHGKTTVSSLITAIFQTAKKDPSYAIGGLNSLCLNGYSGKSKYFIAEADESDGSLKHYFPKVAVVTNLDNEHLSNFEGSKEKLALTIEEFSRKVDNPTLCFYNGDCPELKGRIFGTSYGFSRDCDLHICSHRQEEWCSIFSLSFLGKDYLDIDLNLIGKHNVANAAVAVGVALTFGIEEESIREALKNFSGVQRRMERKNISERFLFLEDYAHHPSEISCTLRALRDAVGLRRIVAICQPHRFSRLQYCLDEFFSAFQDADEVILTDIYSAGETPLDLPSPERLAETISLSSHVCCTYVPYDNVVEYLKREIRVHDVCVSLGAGNIYAIGNALKDFEPKKLSIGVVCGGQSCEHDISLLSARNVIQYLSSQYYDVQYFVINRQGLWSKVANLDEGSCCERMGHHVLSSEIAETLVGLDFILPILHGPCGEDGTLQGFLEIIDKPYGGPSLLFSAISMDKIMTKRLAASVGIPVVPYQPLTLHAWKRTPELCMHRILETFTFPMFVKTAHLGSSIGVFEVHNETELKLKISEAFLYDTDVFIEENRLGSREIEVSCLGDACSCYYISEPHERRGSKGFIDYEEKYGLNGKSSAKIQYDLDLSEESKTRVKEFTERMYRVIQGKGSCRIDFFLDREGNFWLSEMNPIPGMTESSPFLHDFVRLGWTFEKVVHQLIIAGLHKFDQKTKVSSTFNKQCLLSAKS, encoded by the coding sequence ATGGATAGGACAATCCACTATCATTTTATAGGTATTGGTGGCATAGGAATGAGTGGATTAGCTCATATTTTATTAGACCGTGGGTATTCCGTATCAGGTAGTGATTTAAATCAAAGTGCTATTGTAGATAAACTCATTGCTAAAGGCATAACGTATTTTCCTGGACATAAAGAAAGTCATGTTCCTGAAGATTGTATTATTATCTATGGATCGGGGATTACTAAGGATAATGTAGAATATAAGGAAGCTTTACGAAAGCAATTGCCTATATTACACCGTGCTGAGCTTCTTGCCTTTTTAATGCAAGAGCAAACCAGCATTTTAGTTTCAGGAAGTCATGGGAAAACTACCGTATCTTCACTGATTACAGCAATTTTTCAAACGGCAAAAAAAGATCCTTCTTATGCTATTGGAGGGTTGAATTCTCTATGTCTAAATGGATATTCGGGAAAGTCAAAATACTTTATTGCGGAAGCTGATGAAAGCGATGGTTCTTTAAAACACTACTTTCCTAAAGTTGCGGTAGTCACGAACTTAGACAATGAACATTTGAGTAATTTTGAAGGAAGTAAGGAAAAACTTGCATTAACGATCGAAGAGTTCTCTCGTAAAGTTGATAACCCAACCTTATGTTTTTATAATGGCGATTGTCCAGAACTTAAGGGAAGGATTTTTGGAACATCTTATGGGTTTTCTCGGGATTGTGATTTGCATATTTGTTCGCATCGTCAAGAAGAATGGTGTTCTATTTTTTCTCTATCTTTTTTGGGAAAAGATTACTTAGATATAGACCTTAACTTGATTGGTAAGCATAACGTAGCAAATGCTGCGGTAGCTGTAGGTGTAGCATTAACTTTTGGTATAGAAGAGGAAAGCATTAGAGAAGCTCTGAAAAATTTTTCTGGAGTACAAAGACGTATGGAAAGAAAAAATATTTCTGAGAGATTCTTGTTTCTTGAGGATTATGCCCACCATCCTTCTGAGATTTCTTGTACCTTAAGAGCGCTACGAGATGCCGTAGGATTGCGTCGTATAGTTGCTATATGTCAACCTCATAGGTTTTCTAGATTACAATATTGTTTAGATGAGTTTTTTAGTGCTTTTCAAGATGCTGATGAGGTAATTCTTACAGATATCTATAGTGCAGGAGAAACGCCTTTAGATTTACCTTCTCCTGAGAGGCTAGCGGAGACAATTTCTTTATCTTCTCATGTTTGCTGTACCTATGTTCCCTATGATAATGTTGTAGAGTATTTGAAACGAGAAATCCGCGTTCATGATGTCTGTGTATCTTTAGGAGCAGGGAATATTTATGCTATAGGAAATGCTTTAAAGGATTTTGAGCCTAAGAAATTATCCATAGGAGTAGTTTGCGGGGGGCAATCTTGCGAACATGATATCTCTTTATTATCCGCAAGAAATGTTATTCAATATCTTTCTTCACAATATTATGATGTGCAATATTTCGTTATTAATCGACAGGGGTTGTGGTCGAAAGTAGCGAATCTTGATGAAGGAAGTTGTTGTGAGAGGATGGGGCATCATGTGCTATCTTCAGAAATTGCCGAGACTTTAGTTGGTTTAGATTTTATTCTTCCAATTTTACATGGTCCTTGTGGGGAAGACGGTACGCTTCAAGGCTTCTTAGAAATTATCGATAAGCCTTATGGAGGGCCATCATTGCTCTTTTCAGCTATCAGTATGGATAAGATTATGACAAAACGTCTTGCAGCTTCTGTAGGGATCCCTGTAGTTCCTTATCAACCGTTAACTTTACATGCCTGGAAACGGACTCCAGAATTATGTATGCACAGAATTTTAGAAACTTTTACTTTTCCTATGTTTGTGAAAACAGCTCATTTAGGATCAAGTATCGGTGTATTTGAAGTTCATAATGAAACAGAGCTAAAATTAAAAATATCAGAAGCATTTCTATACGATACCGACGTATTTATCGAAGAGAACCGTTTAGGATCTCGAGAAATCGAAGTGTCTTGTCTTGGTGATGCGTGCAGTTGTTACTATATTTCTGAACCACACGAGCGTCGCGGATCAAAAGGATTTATTGATTACGAAGAGAAATACGGATTAAATGGTAAATCTAGTGCTAAAATACAATATGATCTAGATCTTTCTGAAGAATCTAAAACACGAGTGAAAGAATTTACAGAACGTATGTATCGTGTTATTCAAGGTAAAGGATCTTGTAGAATCGATTTCTTTTTAGATAGAGAAGGAAATTTTTGGCTTTCTGAAATGAATCCTATTCCAGGAATGACAGAATCTAGTCCATTTTTACATGATTTTGTGCGTTTGGGATGGACTTTCGAAAAAGTCGTGCATCAACTAATTATAGCGGGATTACATAAGTTTGATCAGAAAACAAAAGTCAGCAGCACTTTTAATAAGCAATGCTTACTAAGCGCGAAGAGCTAA
- a CDS encoding lytic transglycosylase: MNRRDTIIIATLVNAVLVLVLFTTAKHSDKKNTDVLLPPLPAKLVEVVPTSIEKAQEKIEKVEKPTVETVPQRVSKEELAVQFAENKPVVVKTPPAPNVPQTTPSVPIVNPISHEPKDQVVKEAPKKEAYATVIVKKGDFLERIAKANHTTVAILMQINDLSSTQLKIGQVLKVPVSDKQEEAKKPQVKVSSAEDFYTVQEGDSPWTIALRNHIRLEDLLRMNDLDEHKARKLRPGDQLRIR; encoded by the coding sequence ATGAACCGTAGAGATACGATTATAATTGCAACTTTAGTGAATGCAGTTTTGGTGCTAGTATTATTCACTACAGCAAAACATTCTGATAAGAAAAATACAGATGTATTGCTTCCTCCTTTACCAGCAAAGCTTGTTGAAGTTGTCCCTACTTCTATAGAAAAAGCACAAGAAAAAATAGAAAAGGTTGAAAAACCTACCGTAGAGACTGTTCCTCAACGTGTTTCTAAAGAGGAATTGGCAGTGCAGTTTGCAGAAAATAAACCTGTAGTTGTCAAAACTCCTCCAGCACCTAATGTTCCTCAAACAACTCCTTCCGTTCCGATTGTAAATCCTATATCTCATGAACCAAAAGACCAAGTTGTTAAAGAAGCTCCTAAAAAAGAAGCTTATGCAACGGTTATTGTGAAAAAAGGAGATTTTCTAGAGCGTATTGCTAAGGCAAATCATACGACTGTAGCTATTCTCATGCAGATTAATGATCTATCTTCTACACAATTGAAGATAGGCCAGGTATTAAAGGTGCCCGTGTCTGATAAGCAAGAAGAAGCTAAAAAACCTCAGGTGAAAGTCTCCAGCGCTGAAGATTTCTATACTGTTCAGGAAGGCGATAGTCCTTGGACTATAGCTTTACGTAATCATATCCGTCTTGAAGACTTGCTAAGGATGAATGATCTTGATGAGCATAAGGCGCGCAAACTTAGACCTGGAGATCAATTGCGCATACGATAA
- a CDS encoding KH domain-containing protein — protein sequence MEEFVAYIVKNLVADPEAVEIRSIQDESGESIKLEIRVAPDDIGKIIGRRGNTIHALRTILRRVCARLKKKIQIDLIQPEGSRESVDEDEDASSNFCLDSNNSNNLGMAHQCCGRGNCYSADEEGTEGSSTHHKCSHNHHSE from the coding sequence ATGGAAGAGTTTGTAGCATATATCGTAAAGAATTTAGTTGCTGATCCTGAAGCTGTGGAAATTCGTTCTATTCAGGATGAGTCAGGTGAATCTATAAAGCTAGAGATACGTGTGGCTCCCGATGATATAGGGAAGATCATAGGTAGACGAGGAAATACCATACACGCACTAAGAACTATTCTTAGACGTGTGTGCGCGAGATTAAAAAAGAAGATACAAATCGACTTGATTCAGCCCGAAGGCAGCAGGGAATCTGTTGACGAAGACGAGGATGCTTCTAGTAATTTTTGTCTTGATTCAAACAACTCTAACAACTTAGGAATGGCCCATCAATGTTGTGGCCGAGGCAACTGCTATTCAGCTGATGAGGAAGGTACGGAAGGATCTTCAACTCATCACAAATGCAGCCATAATCACCATTCTGAATAA
- the miaA gene encoding tRNA (adenosine(37)-N6)-dimethylallyltransferase MiaA has protein sequence MRAPEFQSSAVTSTGYDVCLDLQKSFAKLFKRTVILLSGPTGSGKTDVSLWLAPMVDGEIISVDSMQVYRGMDIGTAKVSIEARQRIPHYLIDICHVQEPFNAVDFYYQAMQACQNILSRNKVPILVGGSGFYFHTFLSGPPEGPPADREFRDQLAFYIREHGLSFLYENLCQKDPEYAQSITKNDKNKIIRALEIIHFTGKKVSEHNWSMEVQESREYNCRGWFLSSPKELLRDNIQLRCQKMLEDNLIDEVHRLLEQGIRENSSASKAIGYREWIEFIDQGSPEESYEDVKQKFIANTWQYTKKQRTWFKRYPMFRELSTLGLTAEAIAEKIAEDYFLHG, from the coding sequence ATGCGTGCTCCTGAATTTCAATCTAGTGCTGTAACATCTACAGGATATGATGTCTGCTTAGATTTACAAAAGTCATTTGCAAAACTGTTTAAACGTACTGTGATTTTACTTTCAGGACCCACAGGATCGGGTAAAACGGATGTTTCTTTATGGCTAGCGCCTATGGTTGATGGTGAAATTATCTCCGTAGATTCCATGCAAGTTTATCGTGGCATGGATATTGGTACAGCAAAAGTGTCTATAGAAGCTAGACAACGAATTCCTCATTATTTAATAGATATCTGTCATGTCCAAGAACCTTTTAATGCTGTAGATTTTTATTATCAGGCTATGCAGGCATGTCAAAATATTCTTTCTAGGAATAAAGTCCCTATCCTTGTTGGGGGATCTGGATTTTATTTTCATACTTTTCTTTCGGGGCCTCCCGAAGGACCTCCCGCAGATCGTGAATTTCGAGATCAGCTTGCTTTTTATATTCGTGAACATGGTTTGTCATTTTTATATGAAAATCTTTGTCAGAAAGATCCTGAATATGCGCAGAGCATTACAAAGAATGATAAGAATAAAATCATTCGTGCTTTAGAAATTATCCATTTCACAGGCAAGAAGGTTTCGGAGCATAACTGGAGCATGGAGGTTCAAGAATCTAGGGAATATAATTGCCGAGGTTGGTTTTTATCGTCCCCAAAAGAGCTTTTGCGGGATAATATTCAATTACGTTGTCAGAAGATGCTAGAAGATAATTTAATTGATGAAGTGCATAGGTTGCTTGAGCAGGGAATAAGAGAGAACTCTTCAGCATCGAAAGCTATAGGTTATAGAGAATGGATAGAATTTATTGATCAAGGATCTCCGGAAGAATCCTATGAGGATGTGAAACAAAAATTTATTGCAAATACTTGGCAATATACCAAAAAACAAAGAACTTGGTTTAAACGTTATCCTATGTTTCGAGAGCTTTCTACTCTAGGATTGACAGCAGAAGCTATAGCAGAAAAAATTGCAGAAGATTATTTCCTTCATGGTTGA